From the Osmerus eperlanus chromosome 19, fOsmEpe2.1, whole genome shotgun sequence genome, one window contains:
- the LOC134039278 gene encoding forkhead box protein O1-A-like, whose amino-acid sequence MAEIPPHPMVDIDPDFEPLSRPRSCTWPLPRPEVFEPASSNTSSPAPSVKQEPGGNVEFISNLSLLEETDDYPEEKPLILCNEFQCQENCVHGQTQQQHPQQLQHPSPQLPHQQQVPPLSSPVGANSVAGAQRKSSSSRRNAWGNMSYADLITKAIESSPEKRLTLSQIYDWMVKSVPYFKDKGDSNSSAGWKNSIRHNLSLHSRFVRVQNEGTGKSSWWMLNPEGGKSGKSPRRRAASMDNNSKFTKSRGRAAKKKMSLQGGAEGGADSPGSQYTKWLGSPNSHSNDDFETWTTFRTRASSDASTLSGRRSPFLSEQDDLVESDLHMVYPGGAGPKMTATLPSLSEVAGSMGHHGSENVVMESLLDNLNLLSPKNPQLGVGGAGSDSSQSSPSSMLQNIPYSPPSLPPQAQQEYRKCLYAQPGISSMSPLPMQTLEGKPGFSSFLSPYNCPAGLLKELLTSEPDPRNELMPPMESVVPQPPRGGHLLPAFNSQGQGHLGQRGGKMMNPSHPHAHPLPHQHQHQHPHARPMHGQGPPSSSGGMNGSIPLTSLNHAGGPACLAGLRTHTHLQLPHLAHPGGPPPSYAMHNGYGRSMPPHAHMHHQERLPSDLDDMSIERFECDMESVLHDTLMDGDALDFNFDPMVGSQGFPPGVKTTTHSWVSG is encoded by the exons ATGGCAGAAATACCGCCGCACCCGATGGTTGACATAGACCCGGATTTCGAGCCACTTTCCCGGCCCCGATCGTGCACCTGGCCTCTGCCTCGGCCGGAGGTCTTCGAACCAGCCTCTTCGAACACATCCTCGCCGGCGCCATCTGTCAAACAAGAGCCGGGGGGAAATGTCGAGTTCATCAGTAACCTCAGTTTGTTGGAGGAGACCGACGACTACCCGGAGGAGAAACCGCTCATACTGTGCAATGAGTTCCAGTGCCAGGAGAACTGCGTACACGGGCAAACACAGcaacaacacccacagcagTTGCAACACCCAAGTCCCCAACTGCCTCACCAGCAACAGGTGCCCCCGCTGTCTTCTCCCGTCGGGGCAAATTCGGTGGCTGGTGCTCAGAGGAAAAGCAGCTCGTCCCGGCGGAACGCCTGGGGGAATATGTCCTATGCCGACCTCATCACCAAGGCGATTGAAAGTTCACCGGAGAAGCGTCTTACATTGTCTCAGATCTATGATTGGATGGTGAAGAGTGTGCCTTATTTCAAAGATAAAGGAGACAGTAACAGCTCCGCAGGTTGGAAG aacTCCATCAGACACAACCTGTCGCTGCACAGCAGGTTTGTGCGTGTGCAGAACGAGGGCACTGGGAAGAGCTCCTGGTGGATGCTGAACCCCGAGGGGGGCAAGAGCGGGAAGTCCCCCAGGCGTAGAGCGGCCTCCATGGACAACAACAGCAAGTTCACCAAGAGCAGAGGACGCGCTGCCAAGAAGAAG ATGTCCCTGCAGGGGGGtgcggaggggggggcagacagccCTGGCTCCCAGTACACCAAGTGGCTCGGCAGTCCAAACTCCCACAGCAACGACGACTTTGAGACTTGGACCACCTTCCGCACGCGCGCCAGCTCCGACGCTAGCACGCTCAGCGGACGCCGCTCGCCCTTCCTGTCCGAGCAGGATGACCTGGTGGAGTCCGACCTCCACATGGTCTATcccgggggggcggggcctaAGATGACCGCCACCCTGCCCAGCCTATCAGAGGTGGCAGGCTCCATGGGCCACCACGGATCGGAGAACGTCGTCATGGAGAGTCTCCTTGACAACCTCAATCTGCTCTCCCCTAAGAACCCccagctgggggtggggggggctggttctgactcctcccagtcctcgccctcctccatgCTGCAGAACATCCCCTACAGccctcccagcctgcccccccAGGCCCAGCAGGAATACAGGAAGTGTTTGTACGCGCAGCCAGGGATCAGCAGCATGTCGCCCCTCCCCATGCAGACCCTGGAGGGCAAGCCCGGCTTCAGCTCCTTCCTTAGCCCCTACAACTGCCCCGCCGGCCTGCTGAAGGAGCTGCTCACCTCGGAGCCAGACCCCCGCAACGAGCTGATGCCCCCCATGGAGAGTGTGGTCCCTCAGCCGCCCAGGGGGGGCCACCTGCTGCCAGCCTTCAACAGCCAGGGGCAGGGCCACCTTGGCCAGAGAGGGGGCAAAATGAtgaacccctcccacccccacgcccaccccctgcctcaccagcaccaacaCCAGCACCCCCACGCCCGGCCGATGCACGGCCAgggtcccccctcctcctctgggggCATGAACGGCTCCATCCCCCTGACCAGCCTGAACCACGCTGGAGGACCCGCCTGTCTGGCCGGCCtgaggactcacacacacctgcagctgcCTCACCTGGCGCACCCAGGCGGGCCTCCGCCCTCCTACGCCATGCACAACGGCTACGGCCGTAGCATGCCGCCGCACGCGCACATGCACCACCAGGAACGACTTCCCAGCGACCTGGACGACATGTCCATCGAACGCTTCGAGTGCGACATGGAGTCGGTCCTCCATGACACCCTGATGGATGGAGACGCGCTggacttcaactttgaccccatGGTCGGTTCTCAGGGCTTCCCTCCCGGGGTGAAGACCACCACGCACAGCTGGGTGTCCGGCTAG